In Rhipicephalus microplus isolate Deutch F79 chromosome 7, USDA_Rmic, whole genome shotgun sequence, one genomic interval encodes:
- the LOC142767659 gene encoding uncharacterized protein LOC142767659 isoform X2 — translation MPLLLRILRIQLGIRQQQREVLQEVRQLKHKRKHLLQIGGRGLREIGVNAMKAVLARDVQVLYSLHGRKGKRAFVNLRLCRLVTDVICQKAGCDQAEALNFIKRWLPGSGDRCGGRKRRFREAFVVEQPDDPHSQSADYRLLAAAGFLPSHSSQGLDSTTVTVPPTQPDLQ, via the exons atgc ctctattgctacggatcctgcggatccaacttggcatccggcagcaacaaagagaggttctgcaggaggtgcgacagctgaagcacaag cgcaagcacctcctgcagattgggggacgtggcctccgagaaattggtgtgaatgccatgaaggctgtattggcacgtgacgtgcaagtgctgtacagccttcatggcagaaaagggaaaagggcctttgtgaacctgaggctctgtagattagtgacag atgtcatctgccaaaaagcagggtgcgaccaggcggaggccctcaactttattaagaggtggctgccagggtctggtgatcgctgtgggggcaggaagcggcgcttcagagaagcatttgttgtggagcagcccgatgatccccactctcagagtgcagattatcggctgctcgcggcagctggcttcctgcccagccacagcagccagggccttgacagcaccactgtcactgtgcccccaacgcaacctgacctgcagtag
- the LOC142767659 gene encoding uncharacterized protein LOC142767659 isoform X1 — protein MPKNSSCCFQCPLLADFYHENISMCCCVYPIYASCIFLQRKHLLQIGGRGLREIGVNAMKAVLARDVQVLYSLHGRKGKRAFVNLRLCRLVTDVICQKAGCDQAEALNFIKRWLPGSGDRCGGRKRRFREAFVVEQPDDPHSQSADYRLLAAAGFLPSHSSQGLDSTTVTVPPTQPDLQ, from the exons atgcccaaaaattcaagttgttgttttcagtgtcctcttcttgcagatttttatcatgaaaacatttcgatgtgctgttgcgtttaccccatctatgcttcttgcatttttttacagcgcaagcacctcctgcagattgggggacgtggcctccgagaaattggtgtgaatgccatgaaggctgtattggcacgtgacgtgcaagtgctgtacagccttcatggcagaaaagggaaaagggcctttgtgaacctgaggctctgtagattagtgacag atgtcatctgccaaaaagcagggtgcgaccaggcggaggccctcaactttattaagaggtggctgccagggtctggtgatcgctgtgggggcaggaagcggcgcttcagagaagcatttgttgtggagcagcccgatgatccccactctcagagtgcagattatcggctgctcgcggcagctggcttcctgcccagccacagcagccagggccttgacagcaccactgtcactgtgcccccaacgcaacctgacctgcagtag